In Lysobacter luteus, a single window of DNA contains:
- a CDS encoding flavohemoglobin expression-modulating QEGLA motif protein: protein MTHATFPPDVTHHAALDARMVEAARDVRLLNLASWPAGMETDFVAQYARGVVRLPVIEYPRHDFSATRSELAAVAAEADPEHPLGQYLIDACRSWDTAAQVCEHLGTAAVTDLSIQLYGSPFDPLPGDGPDARVAARHFLSIADEFDRELLAPSEHVTISATALQLQLQRDLDDYFGERVIDVELDPDLIAKAAAGATRIRLRTTASFSDYDRDQLLQHEAFVHSLSALNGREQPVLASLALSSPRATATQEGLATFAEQITGSIDISRMKRLSLRIEAVAMALEGADFIEVFRYFLDAGQSPEESFASAQRVFRGVPVTGGAAFTKDAVYLRGLIGVHTFFRWALRTRQLRLCRWLFAGKMTLADVQRFAPLFEAGVLLPPRWMPRWVARANGLAGVLAFSLFANQIRLDAVDDSGFFDI, encoded by the coding sequence ATGACCCACGCGACCTTCCCGCCCGACGTCACCCACCATGCCGCGCTCGACGCGCGCATGGTGGAGGCGGCGCGGGACGTGCGGCTGCTGAACCTGGCCAGCTGGCCGGCCGGGATGGAGACCGATTTCGTCGCCCAGTACGCCCGCGGCGTGGTCCGCCTGCCGGTCATCGAGTACCCGCGGCACGACTTTTCCGCGACCCGGTCCGAGCTCGCAGCGGTCGCCGCCGAGGCAGACCCCGAACACCCGCTCGGCCAGTACCTGATCGATGCCTGCCGCAGCTGGGACACCGCCGCCCAAGTGTGCGAACACCTCGGCACCGCGGCGGTTACCGACCTGTCGATCCAACTGTACGGCAGCCCGTTCGATCCGCTGCCCGGCGACGGCCCGGACGCCCGCGTCGCCGCCCGCCACTTCCTGTCCATCGCCGACGAGTTCGACCGCGAGCTGCTGGCGCCGTCCGAGCACGTCACCATCTCCGCCACCGCGTTGCAGTTGCAGTTGCAGCGCGACCTCGACGACTACTTCGGCGAGCGGGTGATCGACGTCGAGCTCGATCCCGACCTGATCGCCAAGGCCGCCGCCGGTGCCACCCGCATCCGGCTGCGCACCACCGCATCGTTCAGCGACTACGACCGCGACCAGCTGCTGCAGCACGAGGCGTTCGTGCATTCGCTCAGCGCGCTCAACGGCCGCGAGCAGCCGGTGCTGGCCAGCCTGGCGCTGTCGTCGCCGCGCGCCACCGCCACCCAGGAAGGGCTGGCGACGTTTGCCGAGCAGATCACCGGCAGCATCGACATCAGCCGGATGAAGCGGCTGAGCCTGCGGATCGAGGCGGTGGCAATGGCGCTGGAGGGCGCCGACTTCATCGAGGTGTTCCGCTATTTCCTGGATGCCGGCCAGAGCCCCGAGGAGAGCTTCGCCTCGGCCCAGCGGGTGTTCCGCGGCGTGCCGGTGACCGGCGGCGCGGCGTTCACCAAGGACGCGGTGTACCTGCGCGGCCTGATCGGGGTGCATACGTTCTTCCGCTGGGCCCTGCGCACGCGCCAGCTGCGCCTGTGCCGCTGGTTGTTCGCCGGCAAGATGACCCTGGCCGACGTGCAGCGCTTCGCCCCGCTGTTCGAGGCCGGCGTGCTGCTGCCGCCGCGCTGGATGCCGCGCTGGGTGGCCCGCGCCAACGGCCTGGCGGGAGTCCTGGCGTTTTCGCTGTTCGCCAACCAGATCCGGCTGGACGCGGTCGACGACAGCGGATTCTTCGACATCTGA
- a CDS encoding NADP-dependent malic enzyme, protein MSDTDSKHADDFRQAALDYHRLSPPGKIKVTATKPMVTQRDLALAYSPGVAFACEEIAADPTTAFDYTARGNLVAVVSNGTAVLGLGDIGPLAGKPVMEGKGVLFQKFAGIDVFDIEIDERDPDKLVDIIASLEPTFGGINLEDIKAPECFIVERKLRERMNIPVFHDDQHGTAIIVGAAVLNALEVAGKPIGDIRLATTGAGAAGIACLDMLVALGVRKENIIAFDRDGVIHTGRPNLDPDKARYASDTDKRELAEIVAGADVFLGLSAGGILKPEMVATMAERPIILALANPYPEILPEAAKAVRPDAIIATGRSDYPNQVNNALCFPYIFRGALDVGAREINEAMKLACVHAIAQLARMEAGDLAAAYGSEIPTFGEEYLIPRPFDPRLLVMLAPAVAKAAMDSGMATRPITDMAAYEETLGQFIYRTGLLMKPVYDRARHTRKRVVYAEGEEHVVLRAVQTVVDEGLAFPVLIGRPEVINARIEKLGLRMREGVDFELTNIHSDPRFDEYWQQYHALTERRGVTVEAAKSLLRSRPSLIAALMVERGEADALICGVVGRFHKKLGYLRSVFDFDRGVTGTAAMTGVINDAGAWFFLDTHVQLDPTAEQIAEATMQATYRLKLFGVEPKVALLSHSNYGSHDNPSAAKMRKVREILAQRVPKLEVDGEMMADTAWSEALRKRIFPNTTLRGRPNLFVLPNLDAANITYNMFRVATDGVAIGPILMGLDKPAHILTSDSTSRRIVNLTAIAAVDAQIRAARER, encoded by the coding sequence ATGTCAGACACCGACTCCAAGCACGCCGACGATTTCCGCCAAGCCGCGCTCGACTACCACCGCCTGAGCCCGCCCGGAAAGATCAAGGTCACCGCGACCAAGCCGATGGTGACCCAGCGCGACCTCGCGCTGGCGTACTCGCCGGGCGTGGCGTTCGCTTGCGAGGAGATCGCCGCCGACCCGACCACCGCGTTCGACTACACCGCGCGCGGCAACCTGGTGGCGGTGGTGTCCAACGGCACCGCGGTGCTGGGGCTGGGCGACATCGGCCCGCTGGCGGGCAAGCCGGTGATGGAAGGCAAGGGCGTGCTGTTCCAGAAGTTCGCAGGCATCGACGTGTTCGACATCGAGATCGACGAGCGCGACCCCGACAAACTGGTCGACATCATCGCGTCGCTGGAACCGACCTTCGGCGGCATCAACCTGGAAGACATCAAGGCGCCGGAGTGCTTCATCGTCGAGCGCAAGCTGCGCGAGCGGATGAACATCCCGGTGTTCCACGACGACCAGCACGGCACCGCGATCATCGTCGGCGCGGCCGTGCTCAACGCACTGGAAGTGGCCGGCAAGCCGATCGGCGACATCCGCCTGGCCACCACCGGTGCCGGCGCGGCCGGCATCGCCTGCCTGGACATGCTGGTCGCGCTGGGCGTGCGCAAGGAAAACATCATCGCGTTCGACCGCGACGGCGTGATCCACACGGGCCGCCCCAACCTCGACCCCGACAAGGCGCGCTACGCGTCCGACACCGACAAGCGCGAGCTGGCCGAGATCGTGGCGGGCGCCGATGTGTTCCTCGGACTCTCGGCCGGCGGCATCCTCAAGCCGGAGATGGTCGCGACCATGGCCGAGCGGCCGATCATCCTGGCGCTCGCCAACCCGTACCCGGAAATCCTGCCCGAGGCGGCCAAGGCGGTCCGACCCGACGCGATCATCGCCACCGGGCGCTCGGACTACCCCAACCAGGTCAACAACGCACTGTGCTTCCCGTACATCTTCCGCGGCGCGCTGGACGTGGGCGCGCGCGAGATCAACGAGGCGATGAAGCTGGCCTGCGTGCACGCGATCGCCCAGCTGGCGCGGATGGAGGCCGGTGACCTGGCCGCCGCATACGGCAGCGAGATCCCGACCTTTGGCGAGGAATACCTGATCCCGCGCCCGTTCGACCCGCGCCTGCTGGTCATGCTGGCGCCGGCGGTGGCGAAGGCGGCGATGGACTCGGGCATGGCGACCCGGCCGATCACCGACATGGCCGCCTACGAGGAAACCCTCGGCCAGTTCATCTACCGCACCGGCCTGCTGATGAAGCCGGTCTACGACCGCGCCCGCCACACCCGCAAGCGCGTGGTCTACGCCGAGGGCGAGGAGCACGTGGTGCTGCGCGCCGTGCAGACGGTGGTCGACGAAGGGCTGGCGTTCCCGGTCCTGATCGGCCGCCCCGAGGTCATCAACGCGCGCATCGAGAAACTCGGCCTGCGCATGCGCGAGGGCGTCGACTTCGAGCTGACCAACATCCATTCCGACCCGCGCTTCGACGAGTACTGGCAGCAGTACCACGCGCTCACCGAGCGGCGCGGCGTCACCGTGGAGGCCGCCAAGAGCCTGCTGCGCTCGCGCCCGAGCCTGATCGCCGCGTTGATGGTGGAGCGGGGCGAGGCCGACGCGCTGATCTGCGGCGTGGTGGGGCGCTTCCACAAGAAGCTGGGCTACCTGCGCAGCGTGTTCGACTTCGACCGCGGCGTCACCGGCACCGCGGCGATGACCGGCGTGATCAACGACGCCGGCGCGTGGTTCTTCCTGGACACCCACGTGCAGCTGGACCCGACCGCCGAGCAGATCGCCGAAGCGACGATGCAGGCCACCTACCGGCTCAAGCTGTTCGGCGTGGAGCCCAAGGTCGCGCTGCTGTCGCACTCCAACTACGGCAGCCACGACAACCCGTCGGCGGCGAAGATGCGCAAGGTCCGCGAGATCCTCGCCCAGCGCGTGCCCAAACTTGAGGTCGACGGCGAGATGATGGCCGACACCGCGTGGAGCGAAGCCCTGCGCAAGCGGATCTTCCCCAACACCACCCTGCGCGGCCGGCCCAACCTGTTCGTCCTGCCCAACCTGGACGCGGCCAACATCACCTACAACATGTTCCGCGTGGCGACCGACGGCGTGGCCATCGGCCCGATCCTGATGGGCCTGGACAAGCCAGCGCACATCCTGACCTCGGACTCGACCTCCCGCCGCATCGTCAACCTGACCGCCATCGCCGCCGTCGACGCCCAGATCCGCGCCGCCCGAGAGCGGTAA